In Acidaminococcus timonensis, one DNA window encodes the following:
- a CDS encoding LysR family transcriptional regulator — MPESLPTIAQLECFIIYGRVGNFARAAQEAHITQSAFSAQIKRLETTLGVTLIHRSRRGSQLTEEGKLFLARITGWIDGLRKIVYDTRATAETKPTELNVGILRSLGDIHMNRHIAHFRRDLPSLRFNVLDLPTYQIHRALTEGRLDVVSTYFVKESLPQKARPGDFTIVHFCTDNLVYYAPLLKLEESRLTRERILSFPLVLYPTSYYMNEIYHRYFADSPMEPLIYARLSTPYAMIHYCQENEVGALLPERLLKTLGLRDGWHQLEKPLKAGGFLIYRKNNPKRPLIEAYVNQVLSSFHGKESPAIQ; from the coding sequence ATGCCTGAATCCTTACCGACCATTGCACAGCTGGAATGTTTCATCATTTATGGACGGGTGGGCAATTTTGCCCGGGCGGCCCAGGAGGCCCATATTACCCAGTCCGCCTTCAGCGCCCAGATCAAGCGGCTGGAAACCACCCTGGGCGTCACATTGATCCACCGTTCCAGGCGGGGCAGCCAGCTGACGGAGGAGGGGAAACTGTTCCTGGCCCGGATCACCGGCTGGATCGACGGGCTGCGAAAAATTGTCTACGACACCCGGGCCACCGCCGAAACAAAGCCCACGGAATTGAACGTGGGGATCCTCCGTTCTCTGGGAGACATCCATATGAACCGGCATATCGCCCATTTCCGGCGGGATCTCCCTTCTCTGCGATTCAATGTACTGGACCTGCCCACCTACCAGATCCACCGGGCCCTGACAGAGGGACGGCTGGATGTGGTGTCCACTTATTTTGTGAAGGAGAGCCTGCCCCAGAAGGCCCGGCCCGGGGATTTCACCATTGTCCATTTCTGTACGGACAACCTGGTCTACTATGCGCCGCTGCTGAAACTGGAGGAAAGCCGCCTGACCCGGGAACGGATCCTCAGTTTTCCCCTGGTGCTGTATCCCACCAGTTATTACATGAACGAGATCTACCACCGGTACTTTGCCGATTCTCCCATGGAACCGCTGATCTATGCCCGGCTTTCCACGCCCTATGCCATGATCCACTACTGTCAGGAAAACGAAGTGGGAGCACTGCTGCCGGAACGGCTGCTGAAGACCCTGGGGCTCCGGGATGGGTGGCACCAGCTGGAGAAACCTCTCAAAGCCGGAGGATTCCTGATCTATCGGAAAAACAATCCCAAACGGCCCCTGATCGAAGCCTATGTGAACCAGGTGCTCTCCAGTTTCCATGGGAAAGAGTCGCCGGCCATCCAATAA
- the dapA gene encoding 4-hydroxy-tetrahydrodipicolinate synthase, translating to MNTKPYFGRLITAMVTFFNEDGSLNADGTADFAAWLLDHGSDAILVSGTSGEAPTMTYEEKEELFTKVIAKVNHKGKVIVGTGSNNTADVLKMNELAEKVGADGVLIVSPYYNKPSQEGIYRHYKTIAEHTRLPIVIYNVPGRTGSNVLPATVARLAHDCKNIVAVKEASGSVNQVADLYRLCPDDFSIYSGDDGEILPFMSAGAVGLISVLSNVNGQLLQDLMQSYEKGDVQKARDLNKVMIPQARSMFLVSNPIPVKEAVGKMTPFNPGPYRLPLCPMTDEERARVTKAWKDSGLLK from the coding sequence ATGAATACAAAACCCTATTTTGGCCGTCTGATCACCGCCATGGTGACCTTCTTCAACGAAGACGGTTCCCTGAATGCAGACGGGACCGCAGACTTTGCTGCCTGGCTGCTGGATCATGGCTCTGATGCCATCCTGGTCAGCGGGACCAGCGGGGAAGCTCCCACCATGACCTATGAAGAAAAAGAAGAACTGTTCACCAAAGTCATTGCCAAAGTGAACCATAAAGGCAAAGTCATCGTTGGTACCGGTTCCAACAACACAGCCGATGTACTGAAGATGAACGAACTGGCAGAAAAGGTGGGTGCCGACGGTGTCCTCATCGTCAGCCCCTATTACAATAAGCCCTCCCAGGAAGGGATCTATCGCCACTACAAGACCATTGCAGAGCACACCCGGCTGCCCATTGTGATCTACAATGTGCCCGGCCGTACCGGCTCCAATGTACTGCCGGCTACCGTGGCCCGCCTGGCTCACGACTGCAAGAACATTGTAGCTGTGAAAGAAGCCAGCGGCAGCGTGAACCAGGTGGCTGACCTGTACCGGCTGTGCCCGGATGACTTCTCCATCTACAGCGGTGACGATGGCGAGATCCTGCCGTTCATGAGCGCCGGTGCAGTGGGCCTGATTTCTGTGCTCAGCAACGTGAACGGCCAGCTGCTTCAGGACCTGATGCAGAGCTACGAAAAGGGCGATGTGCAGAAGGCCCGGGATCTGAACAAGGTGATGATTCCCCAGGCCCGCAGCATGTTCCTGGTCAGCAATCCCATTCCGGTGAAGGAAGCGGTGGGGAAGATGACCCCCTTCAACCCGGGGCCCTACCGTCTGCCCCTGTGCCCTATGACCGACGAGGAACGGGCCAGAGTGACGAAGGCCTGGAAGGACAGCGGTCTGCTGAAATAA